A DNA window from Deltaproteobacteria bacterium contains the following coding sequences:
- a CDS encoding ribbon-helix-helix domain-containing protein, translating into MTRLQVILTNEQDDRLAKLAQKRRISKARLVREGIDRLLRQDGDNASDPLLDLIGQAGRIGRRDVSHHHDAYLAMAERARNQ; encoded by the coding sequence ATGACTCGACTGCAAGTGATACTCACCAATGAGCAAGATGACCGCTTAGCCAAGCTTGCCCAGAAGCGGCGGATTTCTAAAGCGCGCTTAGTCCGGGAAGGCATCGACCGGCTGCTCCGACAAGATGGGGATAACGCCTCCGATCCGCTCCTTGATCTTATCGGCCAGGCTGGTCGTATTGGGCGGCGCGATGTGTCCCATCACCATGACGCTTACTTGGCGATGGCAGAGCGAGCGAGGAATCAATGA
- a CDS encoding ABC transporter ATP-binding protein: MPETQREETLNKPYDIAMARRLWRYVKPHRRQFFTALICLPLTSAFGLAQPYILKLAIDRYITQNDAHGLTTAGLLYGGALVGEFLFFYWQYYAIMTVAQKSLADLRRDLFAHLQQLPASFFERNPIGRVVTRLTTDVDAINEAFTAGTLTIFMDVLTLAGIIVIMMSLNMRLALVTLALLPPLLVVLNFFRVRSRETYRAIRERIARINAFLQETLSGIAVVQLFAQERKMFAEFEQRNSDHRHANHLSNIYEATLFSVVEAASSICIALMLWYGAGQIGLGVMALGTLVAFIDYLQKFFVPLREFSSKYTTMQSAMTAVERVFQLLDTEVTIASPLQPHRAEKMEGRITFDHVWFAYKDEEWVLRDVSFSVVPGEKVAIVGATGAGKTTISKLLNRFYDVQRGRILVDGVDVREWDLGTLRRQIGVVLQDVFLFAGDMVTNITLGRTDISQAQVEQAARYVNADRFIRQLPRGYGEQLRERGSNLSAGQRQLLSFARALAYNPAILVLDEATSSVDPETELLIQDALTKLMAHRTNLVIAHRLSTIQNADRILVMHKGQVREVGTHQELIEKRGVYWRLYRLQYDQLSAA, from the coding sequence ATGCCGGAAACCCAACGCGAAGAGACCTTAAACAAGCCCTACGATATCGCCATGGCGCGGCGGCTGTGGCGTTATGTGAAGCCGCATCGGCGACAATTTTTCACGGCCTTAATCTGCTTGCCGCTCACCTCGGCGTTCGGCTTAGCGCAGCCGTATATCTTGAAGCTGGCAATAGATCGCTACATCACGCAAAACGATGCGCACGGGTTGACCACTGCCGGTCTGCTGTATGGTGGTGCCCTCGTTGGCGAGTTTCTCTTTTTCTATTGGCAGTATTACGCCATCATGACGGTAGCGCAGAAAAGCTTGGCCGACTTGCGCCGCGATCTGTTTGCCCACCTGCAGCAATTGCCTGCGAGCTTTTTCGAGCGGAACCCCATCGGGCGAGTAGTGACGCGCCTGACGACCGATGTCGATGCCATTAACGAAGCGTTCACGGCCGGGACCCTGACCATTTTTATGGATGTGCTGACCCTGGCGGGGATCATTGTCATCATGATGTCCTTGAATATGCGGTTGGCGCTGGTCACGCTGGCGCTCCTGCCGCCGCTGCTCGTGGTGCTCAATTTCTTTCGCGTGCGTTCGCGGGAGACCTACCGAGCGATTCGCGAGCGGATCGCCCGCATCAACGCCTTTTTGCAAGAGACGTTGTCCGGCATTGCGGTGGTGCAACTCTTCGCCCAAGAGAGAAAGATGTTCGCCGAGTTCGAGCAGCGCAACAGCGATCATCGCCATGCCAACCATCTGTCGAACATTTACGAAGCCACCCTGTTTTCGGTAGTGGAAGCCGCGAGTTCCATCTGCATCGCGTTGATGTTGTGGTATGGCGCCGGCCAAATCGGGTTGGGCGTGATGGCGCTAGGGACGTTGGTGGCCTTTATCGATTACCTGCAAAAGTTCTTCGTGCCACTGCGCGAGTTCAGCAGCAAGTACACCACCATGCAGTCGGCCATGACGGCGGTGGAACGTGTGTTTCAGTTGCTCGATACCGAGGTGACTATTGCTTCGCCTCTTCAGCCGCACCGTGCGGAAAAGATGGAGGGGCGTATTACCTTCGACCACGTCTGGTTCGCTTATAAAGATGAAGAGTGGGTGCTGCGCGACGTGTCGTTTTCCGTGGTCCCAGGAGAGAAAGTTGCCATCGTGGGCGCGACCGGCGCGGGCAAGACTACCATCAGCAAACTCCTCAACCGCTTCTACGATGTGCAACGCGGTCGTATTTTGGTCGATGGGGTCGATGTGCGGGAATGGGATCTGGGCACTCTCCGCCGGCAAATTGGCGTGGTGTTGCAGGATGTGTTTCTCTTTGCCGGGGACATGGTGACCAACATTACCTTGGGCCGGACGGATATTTCCCAAGCACAGGTGGAGCAAGCGGCGCGTTATGTGAATGCCGACCGCTTCATTCGCCAACTGCCGCGCGGGTATGGCGAGCAATTGCGCGAGCGCGGCTCGAACCTGTCCGCCGGTCAGCGGCAATTACTCTCCTTCGCCCGAGCGCTGGCCTATAACCCGGCCATTCTGGTGCTGGATGAAGCGACCTCGAGTGTCGATCCGGAAACCGAGCTGCTCATTCAAGACGCGCTGACCAAACTGATGGCGCATCGCACTAATCTCGTAATTGCACATCGGCTCTCCACGATTCAAAATGCCGATCGCATTCTCGTGATGCACAAAGGGCAAGTGCGCGAGGTGGGAACGCATCAGGAACTCATCGAGAAGCGCGGTGTTTACTGGCGGCTCTACCGCTTGCAGTACGACCAACTCTCGGCGGCGTGA
- a CDS encoding O-antigen ligase family protein, protein MTGWLRRKVYECHPFRFRTPLDRPLLTFFGALLLSTIFCPSVFSSLLGLRKLWLVSAFFVVYHLLADEQEAWQMTVTAIAVALVVAAFGVSQHYTGFDLSHWLTGKAPAVEPFWFGRYEGFRTEGMFPSGITYAHNLLFPLTLVTAWLMAPQMTRQRRFALFLGWGVMLLALLFTLTRGVWVAYAVVLFSFAAMKGRRALLPVGACLVVMGLAVTLISPGVWERAHYAFDLQTNFARTQIWQANLDMIRDRPILGWGYGNYKKFREPYYQRYPQSDTTAHAHNNFLQMWVDGGVVGLAAFFFLFWSIVRLGWCAYRRLPVEAEPLRTLALGGTMSMIGFLIGGFTQYNFGDAEVALAMWAIAGLLMRVSTWAEARV, encoded by the coding sequence ATGACTGGGTGGTTACGTCGTAAAGTATACGAATGTCATCCCTTCCGGTTTAGGACGCCGCTGGATCGTCCTCTGCTGACGTTCTTCGGCGCACTCCTGCTTTCCACGATCTTTTGTCCTTCTGTGTTTTCCTCGCTGCTCGGTTTGCGCAAGCTCTGGCTGGTAAGCGCGTTCTTCGTTGTCTACCACCTGCTGGCCGATGAACAGGAAGCGTGGCAGATGACGGTCACGGCGATCGCTGTCGCCTTGGTCGTCGCTGCGTTTGGTGTCAGTCAGCACTATACCGGGTTCGACCTGTCCCATTGGCTGACGGGGAAAGCGCCGGCGGTCGAGCCGTTTTGGTTTGGACGCTACGAAGGATTTCGCACCGAAGGGATGTTTCCCTCTGGCATTACCTATGCTCACAATCTCCTCTTTCCTCTCACGCTCGTGACTGCATGGCTCATGGCGCCTCAGATGACCCGACAGCGGAGGTTCGCCCTGTTTCTGGGCTGGGGGGTGATGCTGCTCGCTTTGTTATTTACCCTCACGCGTGGGGTGTGGGTTGCCTACGCCGTCGTGCTGTTCAGTTTCGCCGCGATGAAAGGACGGCGCGCGCTGTTGCCTGTGGGCGCGTGCCTCGTCGTTATGGGGCTGGCGGTGACGCTTATCAGCCCCGGCGTGTGGGAGCGCGCGCACTATGCGTTCGATCTACAGACGAACTTCGCGCGTACCCAGATTTGGCAAGCGAACCTCGATATGATTCGCGACCGCCCAATCCTGGGCTGGGGATATGGCAACTACAAGAAGTTCCGCGAGCCCTATTATCAACGCTACCCGCAGTCCGACACCACCGCGCATGCCCATAACAACTTCTTGCAAATGTGGGTGGACGGTGGCGTTGTTGGCCTAGCGGCGTTCTTCTTTCTGTTCTGGTCCATCGTGCGCCTGGGGTGGTGCGCGTACCGACGCTTGCCTGTCGAGGCAGAACCGTTGCGTACTCTGGCGCTGGGAGGAACGATGAGCATGATCGGTTTCCTGATCGGCGGCTTCACGCAATACAATTTTGGCGATGCCGAAGTGGCGCTGGCGATGTGGGCCATCGCCGGTTTGCTCATGCGCGTTTCCACGTGGGCGGAAGCCCGGGTGTGA
- a CDS encoding type II toxin-antitoxin system VapC family toxin: MILSRVFVGTGAWFALQVEDDKHHVAARTTFPVLLQACRSVVTSNLIVGETYTLLRTTKGHAEAKRFLDTLARSPKLERLFVTQSVERQAYDLLHRYAEHPFSFVDATSFVLARQQRIRHAFAFDRHFAVAGFLRIPDDLQL; this comes from the coding sequence ATGATTCTGAGCCGCGTGTTTGTGGGCACTGGTGCTTGGTTCGCCTTACAAGTTGAAGATGATAAGCATCACGTTGCCGCCCGCACGACGTTCCCTGTGCTGTTACAAGCCTGTCGCTCTGTAGTAACGTCCAACCTGATTGTCGGAGAGACCTATACCTTGTTACGAACCACGAAGGGACATGCGGAAGCGAAGCGATTTCTCGACACGCTTGCACGGAGTCCCAAGCTCGAACGGTTGTTCGTGACTCAATCGGTAGAACGGCAGGCATATGACCTGCTCCATCGTTATGCCGAGCATCCCTTCAGCTTTGTTGACGCCACGAGCTTCGTCCTCGCGCGGCAGCAGCGCATCCGTCATGCGTTTGCCTTTGATCGACACTTTGCCGTTGCCGGTTTTCTGCGCATACCGGACGATCTCCAGCTTTAG
- a CDS encoding adenylate/guanylate cyclase domain-containing protein: QALGDGIFALFGAPIAHEDHPQRSVYAALRMQEAMRRHTDALRAKGYPPLLMRVGLNTGEVVVRSIQKDALHADYVPVGHSTNIAARMEQLATPGAIVVSEYTHHLIDGYFAFKDLGPTQIKGVAEALNINEVLGVGPLRTRLQGRRGGD, from the coding sequence CCAGGCGTTGGGCGATGGCATCTTTGCCCTGTTCGGTGCACCTATCGCCCACGAAGATCATCCCCAGCGGTCAGTCTATGCCGCGCTGCGGATGCAGGAGGCGATGCGCCGCCATACCGATGCGTTGCGAGCCAAGGGCTATCCCCCGCTGCTCATGCGCGTGGGCCTCAACACGGGGGAAGTGGTCGTGCGGTCCATCCAGAAGGATGCCTTGCATGCCGACTACGTGCCGGTGGGCCACTCGACCAATATCGCGGCGCGGATGGAACAACTGGCCACTCCCGGTGCCATCGTCGTCTCGGAATACACTCATCACCTGATCGACGGCTACTTCGCCTTCAAGGATCTCGGCCCCACCCAGATCAAAGGAGTAGCAGAAGCACTGAACATCAATGAGGTGCTGGGCGTCGGACCACTGAGAACCCGCCTCCAAGGGCGGCGCGGCGGGGACTGA
- a CDS encoding ABC transporter ATP-binding protein, whose protein sequence is MQRLWRYILRYRARYLRGILCLVATATLAMSIPLLLKHAVEAIEHGSPPGQLTYYVAAIVGIALVQGVVRSCSRFMIFNVGRDIEYDLRNDLFSHLQTLSLSYYQRQLTGDLMSRLVNDVTAVRMLLGIGILNVLNTPLYYVYAVSAMVAIDPWLTLAALSFYPFVLVVMRKMSRQLMERTFRVQAGLADLSSRVQESVSGIHVVRAYGREEWQNAEFARLNEKFKVESTGLAQVRGFFPPLMKMVSGLGLLVVLWYGGTHVIAGRLSIGDLVAFMGYLHLLAWPTMALGLLISVVQRGRAALQRMEAIFQEQPEIVDGLGDGLARKIRGEIGFHHVDFAYRTKDNGHQLLHDVNFTVPAGSTVAIVGRMGSGKSTLVNLLPRLFDVTGGSITIDGQDIRTASLAALRGWIGFVPQDAFLFSSRIKDNIAFALPRVDDEQVRWAASVANLARDVEDFPRGYNTIVGERGMMLSGGQKQRLTLARALAAHQPILVLDDALSSVDTQTEKAILHALRETTQDKTVVVISHRISAVRDADLIVVLDEGRIVERGTHASLVDRGGVYAEIFQQQALEEELAEL, encoded by the coding sequence ATGCAGCGTTTATGGCGTTATATTCTGCGGTATCGTGCTCGGTATCTTCGCGGCATCCTTTGTCTTGTGGCGACCGCCACGCTGGCAATGTCGATTCCTTTGCTGCTGAAGCATGCCGTCGAGGCGATCGAACACGGATCTCCTCCTGGGCAATTGACGTACTACGTGGCTGCCATCGTTGGCATCGCGCTGGTGCAAGGAGTGGTGCGGTCGTGTTCCCGCTTCATGATCTTCAATGTCGGGCGCGATATCGAATATGACCTGCGCAACGATCTCTTCTCTCATTTGCAGACGCTGTCGCTGAGCTACTATCAGCGGCAATTGACCGGCGATTTGATGTCGCGGCTAGTGAACGATGTGACCGCCGTGCGCATGCTCCTGGGGATTGGTATTCTCAATGTCCTGAACACGCCCCTCTACTATGTGTATGCCGTGTCCGCCATGGTGGCCATCGATCCGTGGCTGACACTCGCGGCCTTGTCGTTTTATCCGTTCGTGTTGGTGGTCATGCGAAAAATGAGCCGCCAGCTCATGGAGCGAACGTTTCGCGTGCAGGCAGGCTTGGCGGATTTATCGAGCCGGGTACAAGAGAGCGTGAGCGGCATTCACGTCGTGCGCGCCTACGGGCGCGAGGAGTGGCAGAACGCAGAGTTCGCGCGTCTGAACGAAAAGTTCAAAGTCGAGAGCACCGGGCTGGCGCAGGTGCGCGGCTTCTTTCCCCCACTCATGAAAATGGTGTCCGGCTTAGGATTGCTGGTGGTGCTGTGGTACGGAGGGACGCATGTGATTGCCGGGCGTTTGAGCATCGGCGATCTAGTGGCGTTCATGGGCTATCTGCACTTACTGGCGTGGCCGACGATGGCGCTGGGTTTATTGATTTCCGTAGTGCAACGCGGGCGGGCGGCGTTGCAGCGGATGGAAGCGATCTTCCAAGAGCAACCCGAGATTGTCGATGGACTTGGCGATGGCTTGGCGCGGAAAATTCGCGGCGAGATTGGTTTCCATCATGTCGATTTCGCCTACCGCACGAAAGACAACGGCCATCAGCTTCTTCATGACGTGAATTTCACTGTTCCCGCCGGTTCGACGGTGGCCATTGTCGGCAGGATGGGTTCCGGCAAAAGCACGTTGGTGAATCTCTTGCCCCGGCTCTTCGATGTGACGGGCGGGTCGATTACGATCGACGGGCAAGACATCCGCACGGCCTCGCTGGCGGCGCTGCGCGGTTGGATCGGCTTCGTTCCACAAGATGCGTTTCTGTTTTCCTCGCGCATCAAGGACAACATCGCTTTTGCTCTGCCACGAGTGGACGACGAACAGGTACGCTGGGCGGCGAGTGTCGCCAATTTGGCGCGCGATGTCGAAGATTTTCCGCGCGGCTACAACACCATTGTCGGCGAGCGCGGCATGATGCTGTCTGGCGGGCAGAAACAACGGCTGACGCTGGCGCGTGCGCTGGCGGCGCATCAACCGATTCTGGTGCTCGACGATGCCTTGTCGAGTGTCGATACGCAAACCGAAAAAGCGATCCTGCACGCGTTGCGCGAGACCACGCAAGACAAGACCGTGGTGGTGATCTCCCATCGTATTTCCGCCGTGCGTGACGCCGACCTGATCGTGGTGCTCGATGAAGGTCGCATTGTGGAGCGGGGGACGCACGCAAGTTTAGTGGACCGTGGCGGCGTGTACGCGGAGATCTTCCAGCAGCAAGCGCTGGAAGAGGAGTTGGCGGAGTTGTGA
- a CDS encoding aminopeptidase → MAPRRIAFGTLSLALSHRGRGEDQAARQPSATIEPNTLASAHWLFRSCRFFAVVGIGLSLFLSACSPTYVLRAGYEEAKILWNRRPIEQILQRPSLDIATREKLQLVLRVRQFAEQELGFRVGGSYSSLAEVLQPPLVHVITAAPRTQLEPYTWWFPIVGRVAYKGYFQEATARQEAQSLEAQGYDTATGKAIAFSTLGWFADPLLPHLLHYDQGTLTNVILHELFHSTFYLPGQTAFNESLANFAGYRGAIAFFSHEAGAEAEVTRQVRTSWESELALSGFFAESAEKLVTLYSSPLSEEEKLRQREGLFLRLQEEFRSLPSPVRRNTDFAALKLNNAVFLQQFVYIKELDLFERVYQQSGQGLRASLARIMEAAKSTDDPFVGVRALVAQ, encoded by the coding sequence TTGGCGCCTCGGAGGATTGCGTTTGGCACCCTCTCCCTCGCCCTCTCCCATCGAGGGAGAGGGGAAGACCAAGCGGCACGTCAGCCCTCGGCAACAATCGAGCCGAACACTCTTGCCTCTGCTCATTGGTTGTTTCGTTCGTGTCGTTTCTTCGCCGTAGTGGGTATCGGCTTGAGCCTGTTCCTCTCGGCTTGTTCGCCTACCTATGTCCTGCGCGCCGGGTACGAGGAAGCGAAGATTCTCTGGAATCGCCGCCCAATCGAACAAATCTTGCAACGTCCGAGCCTGGACATCGCCACGCGGGAGAAACTCCAACTGGTGTTGCGTGTGCGGCAGTTTGCCGAGCAAGAACTCGGTTTTCGGGTTGGCGGCAGCTACAGCAGTCTGGCCGAGGTGCTGCAGCCGCCTCTGGTACATGTGATTACCGCCGCGCCCCGGACGCAGTTAGAGCCGTATACGTGGTGGTTTCCTATCGTGGGGCGAGTCGCCTACAAAGGATACTTCCAGGAAGCCACGGCGCGACAAGAAGCGCAGTCGCTTGAGGCGCAGGGCTATGACACTGCCACCGGCAAGGCGATCGCTTTTAGCACGCTGGGTTGGTTTGCCGATCCGCTCTTGCCTCATCTCCTGCACTACGATCAGGGCACTCTCACTAATGTCATCCTGCACGAACTCTTTCACTCGACCTTTTATCTGCCTGGACAGACGGCGTTTAACGAGTCGCTAGCGAACTTTGCCGGCTATCGCGGCGCGATTGCTTTCTTCTCCCACGAAGCCGGAGCTGAAGCGGAAGTGACGCGGCAAGTACGCACCAGTTGGGAAAGCGAACTGGCTCTCTCCGGTTTCTTTGCCGAATCCGCCGAGAAGTTGGTCACTTTATACTCTTCGCCTCTTTCCGAAGAGGAGAAACTCCGCCAGCGGGAAGGACTGTTCTTGCGCTTGCAGGAAGAATTTCGTTCCTTGCCGAGTCCCGTGCGACGCAATACCGACTTTGCCGCTCTCAAGCTGAACAACGCGGTGTTCTTACAGCAATTTGTCTACATAAAGGAACTAGATCTCTTCGAGCGCGTCTACCAGCAGAGCGGGCAAGGCTTGCGGGCGAGCCTTGCCCGGATTATGGAAGCGGCGAAAAGTACGGACGATCCGTTCGTCGGCGTGCGCGCGCTCGTTGCGCAGTAG
- a CDS encoding alpha/beta fold hydrolase yields the protein MEEHITFSVGDITLEGLWSSPTPTPTIGAVVCHPHPLYGGEMHNNVVSALIDAFQQAGIATLRFNFRGVGNSGGTHGQGEAELEDVKAAVTYLLSRQQVQTVVVAGYSFGSMVGLRAGAADARVHKLIGVAFPLGLRDPSFLLSVTKPKLLISGDRDNYSPIPDLQKLLEQLPDPKTLVVVKGADHFFWGQEGEIATAAVEFLQKE from the coding sequence GTGGAAGAACACATTACTTTTTCCGTAGGAGACATCACACTCGAAGGCTTATGGTCGAGCCCAACCCCAACCCCGACAATCGGCGCAGTCGTTTGCCATCCACATCCGCTGTACGGCGGGGAAATGCACAATAACGTTGTCTCCGCGCTCATCGACGCGTTCCAGCAGGCTGGAATCGCCACGCTACGCTTCAACTTTCGCGGCGTCGGCAACAGTGGCGGGACGCATGGGCAAGGCGAAGCCGAACTCGAAGACGTGAAAGCAGCGGTTACCTACCTGCTCAGCCGGCAACAGGTACAGACCGTTGTGGTGGCAGGATATTCTTTTGGCTCGATGGTGGGACTTCGAGCTGGCGCGGCGGATGCACGAGTGCATAAACTCATCGGCGTCGCCTTTCCGCTCGGGCTGCGCGATCCTTCGTTTCTACTCTCGGTGACCAAGCCCAAACTCCTCATCAGCGGCGACCGCGATAACTATTCCCCGATCCCCGATCTGCAAAAGCTGTTGGAGCAGCTCCCGGACCCGAAAACCCTCGTCGTCGTCAAAGGAGCCGATCATTTCTTCTGGGGGCAAGAGGGCGAGATCGCCACGGCAGCAGTTGAGTTTTTGCAGAAAGAATAG
- a CDS encoding AAA family ATPase, protein MEQLNKALAQAKEGHGQIVGVMGEPGLGKSRLFHELVGAIDELVGAHSRAPLLVLQAFSVSHGKATAYLPVIELLKSYFDIQTSDDERKRREKVGGKVLMLDRSLEDTLPYLFALLGIEEQPSPLQQMGPQIRWRRTFEALKKLFLRESLNQPLVLIFEDLHWIDGETQGFLDVLSESVAGAHILLLVNYRPEYRHEWGQKTYYTQLRLAPFGKAEAEEFLDVLLGDRSSPQPSPQRGEGASPRPNGERARVRGTDNNVHALKQLILEKTQGTPFFMEEIVQELVEQGVLIRDAVGARHAVPLPTDLHIPPTVQGILAARIDRLAPDEKALLQQLAVIGREFPLSLIRQVILQPEDELYRLLAALQRKEFLYEQPAFPEVEYIFKHALTQEVAYGTVLQEQRKRLHERTGHALEALYTATLHEHYSDLAHHYRRSPNTEKAIAYLQLAGQKAGQRLAYIEAISHLTAALDLLLTQPETPERTQQELTLQIALGVPLIATESYGAPAVGQAYERARELCEQLGETLHLFPVLWGLWGFYGMRAAHRTAYALGEQFFDLARGRQDPVSLPAAHFALGGELLQLGELARAWEHFAQGIACYEPQHHRSQISLYGQDPRVCCLGYGSWALWYLGYPDQALQRCQEALTLAQKLSHPHSLAMALNFAGFLQSFRQEGRPAQDRAEAAIALSTEQGFANWLAWGIIVRGWSLAEQGQEEEGIAQMRQGLDAYRATGSELAQTCFLALLAEGCRKVGQTEEGLSVLAEALAAVDKTDERFYEAELYRIKGELTLQQSKVESGEWKVEEAEACFLKAIAIAQKQQAKSLELRAVMSLARLWQQQGKKETARQMLAEIYGWFTEGFDTKDLQEARALLEELKQVCS, encoded by the coding sequence ATGGAGCAGCTCAACAAAGCATTGGCGCAAGCCAAGGAAGGGCACGGGCAAATCGTCGGCGTGATGGGCGAGCCGGGGTTAGGGAAGTCGCGCTTGTTTCATGAATTGGTAGGGGCGATTGACGAATTGGTAGGGGCGCACAGCCGTGCGCCCCTACTGGTGTTGCAGGCATTCTCGGTGTCGCATGGCAAAGCGACAGCGTATTTGCCGGTGATCGAGTTGCTCAAGAGTTACTTCGACATCCAGACCTCAGACGATGAACGCAAACGCCGGGAGAAAGTCGGCGGCAAAGTCTTGATGCTTGACCGCAGCCTGGAAGACACGCTGCCGTATCTGTTTGCCTTGTTGGGGATTGAAGAGCAGCCTTCCCCATTGCAGCAGATGGGCCCACAGATTCGGTGGCGACGGACATTCGAGGCGCTCAAGAAGCTGTTCCTGAGAGAGAGTCTCAACCAGCCGTTGGTGCTGATCTTTGAAGACCTGCACTGGATCGATGGAGAGACACAGGGATTCCTGGATGTGCTCAGTGAGAGTGTGGCTGGTGCTCATATTTTGTTGCTGGTGAACTACCGCCCGGAATATCGCCACGAATGGGGGCAGAAGACCTATTACACACAGCTGCGGCTGGCACCGTTCGGGAAAGCCGAGGCGGAGGAATTTCTGGATGTGCTGTTGGGAGATCGCTCCTCACCCCAGCCCTCTCCTCAGAGAGGAGAGGGAGCATCCCCTCGCCCCAACGGGGAGAGGGCCAGGGTGAGGGGGACAGATAACAACGTCCACGCTCTCAAACAGCTCATCCTGGAGAAAACCCAAGGCACGCCCTTCTTCATGGAAGAGATCGTCCAGGAGTTGGTGGAACAGGGCGTATTGATCCGCGACGCCGTAGGGGCACGGCATGCCGTGCCCCTCCCGACCGATCTACATATTCCCCCTACCGTCCAAGGCATCCTCGCCGCCCGCATCGATCGCCTCGCCCCCGACGAGAAAGCCTTGCTCCAGCAACTGGCGGTCATTGGCCGCGAGTTCCCACTGAGCCTGATCCGCCAAGTGATCCTCCAGCCCGAAGATGAACTGTATCGCCTCCTTGCCGCGCTGCAACGCAAGGAGTTTCTCTACGAACAGCCCGCGTTTCCCGAGGTGGAATATATTTTCAAGCATGCGCTGACGCAGGAGGTGGCCTACGGTACGGTGCTCCAAGAGCAGCGTAAGCGGTTACACGAGCGCACGGGCCACGCGTTGGAAGCACTATACACTGCGACGCTTCATGAGCACTACAGTGATTTAGCCCATCACTACCGCCGCAGTCCCAACACGGAGAAAGCCATCGCCTATCTCCAGTTGGCGGGACAGAAAGCGGGGCAACGCTTGGCCTATATCGAGGCGATTAGCCATCTCACTGCGGCGCTAGACTTGCTCTTGACGCAGCCGGAGACGCCGGAGCGGACCCAGCAGGAACTCACGCTGCAAATCGCCCTGGGTGTTCCATTGATCGCCACTGAGAGCTATGGGGCTCCAGCAGTGGGACAAGCCTACGAGCGGGCGAGAGAGCTATGTGAGCAGCTGGGCGAGACCCTTCACCTCTTCCCGGTGCTGTGGGGATTGTGGGGATTTTATGGCATGCGCGCAGCGCATAGGACAGCGTATGCGCTGGGGGAGCAATTCTTCGATCTCGCCCGAGGCCGGCAAGACCCAGTTTCTCTCCCGGCAGCTCACTTTGCCTTGGGAGGCGAGTTGCTCCAGCTGGGCGAGCTGGCTCGTGCGTGGGAGCACTTTGCCCAGGGAATTGCTTGTTACGAGCCTCAGCACCACCGCTCCCAGATCTCTCTCTATGGGCAAGACCCCAGGGTCTGTTGTCTAGGCTATGGAAGTTGGGCCTTATGGTATCTAGGCTATCCGGACCAGGCCCTGCAGCGCTGCCAGGAGGCGCTTACCTTAGCCCAGAAGCTCTCTCACCCTCATAGCTTGGCTATGGCTCTAAACTTCGCCGGCTTCCTTCAGTCGTTCCGCCAGGAGGGGCGACCGGCCCAAGACCGAGCAGAGGCAGCCATCGCTCTCTCGACCGAGCAGGGGTTCGCGAACTGGTTGGCGTGGGGAATTATCGTGCGAGGCTGGTCGCTGGCTGAGCAAGGACAGGAAGAAGAAGGGATTGCACAGATGCGCCAGGGTCTGGATGCTTACCGGGCCACGGGGTCAGAGCTGGCACAGACCTGTTTTCTTGCCCTGCTGGCCGAAGGGTGTAGGAAGGTGGGGCAGACCGAGGAAGGACTGAGTGTGCTAGCCGAGGCACTGGCTGCGGTGGATAAAACTGACGAGCGTTTCTACGAGGCGGAGTTGTATCGGATTAAAGGCGAACTGACGCTGCAACAGTCGAAAGTGGAAAGTGGAGAGTGGAAAGTGGAAGAGGCGGAAGCGTGCTTTCTCAAAGCCATTGCTATTGCCCAAAAGCAGCAAGCCAAGTCACTCGAACTGCGCGCGGTGATGAGTCTGGCGCGGCTGTGGCAGCAACAAGGAAAGAAGGAAACAGCTCGACAGATGTTAGCGGAGATTTACGGTTGGTTCACCGAAGGGTTTGACACCAAGGATTTGCAAGAGGCGAGGGCGTTGCTAGAGGAGCTGAAACAGGTGTGTTCATAG